One window of Phalacrocorax carbo chromosome 1, bPhaCar2.1, whole genome shotgun sequence genomic DNA carries:
- the PHLDA1 gene encoding pleckstrin homology-like domain family A member 1 produces the protein MLESGCKAVKEGVLEKRSDGLLQLWKKKRCILTEEGLLLIPPKQQPPPPPQQPPPPLPAEPAAKIKELHFSNMKTVDCVERKGKYVYFTVVMAEGKEIDFRCAQEQGWNAAITLQMVQYKNRQAILAVRSTRQKQQHLAQPHGPRLRSASNSA, from the coding sequence ATGCTGGAGAGCGGCTGCAAGGCGGTGAAGGAGGGCgtgctggagaagaggagcgacgggctcctgcagctctggaaGAAGAAGCGGTGCATCCTCACCGAGGAGGGGCTGCTCCTCATCCCCCCCaagcagcagccgccgccgccgccgcagcagccgccgccgccgctgccggccGAGCCGGCGGCCAAGATCAAGGAGCTTCACTTCTCCAACATGAAGACGGTGGACTGCGTGGAGCGGAAGGGCAAGTACGTGTACTTCACGGTGGTGATGGCCGAGGGGAAGGAGATCGACTTTCGGTGCgcgcaggagcagggctggaacGCGGCGATCACGCTGCAGATGGTGCAGTACAAGAACCGCCAGGCCATCCTGGCCGTCCGCTCCACCcgccagaagcagcagcacctggCGCAGCCCCACGGCCCGCGACTCCGCAGCGCCTCCAACTCCGCCTAG